A window of Cryptomeria japonica chromosome 3, Sugi_1.0, whole genome shotgun sequence contains these coding sequences:
- the LOC131873959 gene encoding ATP synthase subunit alpha, chloroplastic-like — protein MASRRETDNSRFIHGTKRMRITWNRISSEENESYTNSLTHGIGPRIEDGSIEDTHGKGKIWQAEMAKRRWQNKDVHLAQRVNGTDLFNAGIQPAINVGLSISRVGSAAQMKAMKQGAGKLKLELAQLAELEAFAQFASDLDKATQDQLARGQRLRELLKQSQSDPLAVEEQIAMIYTGTNGYLDALDIVQVKKFILKLGEYLVKNKPQFGEIIHSTGILTEQAEGLLKEAIQENIRF, from the exons ATGGCTTCCAGGAGAGAAACTGATAATTCAAGGTTCATCCATGGCACTAAAAGAATGAGAATCACTTGGAATAGGATTAGCAGTGAAGAAAATGAGTCTTATACCAATTCGCTCACACATGGAATTGGGCCACGCATTGAGGATGGATCAATCGAAGATACACATGGCAAGGGTAAA ATCTGGCAAGCCGAGATGGCAAAACGGAGATGGCAAAACAAAGATGTTCACTTGGCTCAAAGAGTAAATGGAA CTGATCTATTCAATGCAGGAATTCAACCTGCCATTAATGTAGGTCTTTCCATATCTAGAGTAGGATCCGCAGCTCAGATGAAAGCTATGAAACAAGGAGctggaaaattaaaattagaattagctCAACTTGCAGAGTTAGAAGCTTTTGCACAATTCGCTTCTGATCTTGATAAAGCTACACAAGATCAATTGGCAAGAGGTCAACGATTACGCGAATTGCTCAAACAATCTCAATCAGATCCTTTAGCAGTGGAAGAACAAATAGCTATGATTTATACTGGAACGAATGGATATCTAGATGCATTAGATATCGTACAAGTTAAAAAATTTATCCTTAAGTTGGGCGAGTATTTAGTAAAAAATAAACCCCAGTTTGGAGAAATTATACATTCTACTGGGATATTGACAGAACAAGCAGAAGGCCTTTTAAAAGAAGCTATTCAAGAAAATATCCGATTTTGA